The following is a genomic window from Moorella sp. Hama-1.
GTCGTCATTGCCGGCGGGGGGAGTATCCGGGTTGGTTCCCGATGCTGTTCCCCGTCCCGTTCCCGGCGCCGCCTTGGCCCGGGCGGCTGCTAAAGAATAAGCCGCCTGCTGTAAATCGCTGTGCAGGGAACGGAGGCGTTCCAGGGGGGCATTTTCCTTTAAAGCCGCCCGCAGGTCGGCCAGGAGCTGTTCAATCCGGGCTTTTTCGTGCACCGGCAATTCTTCGCCCTGTTCCTTTAACTCCCGTTCCACCTGGTAGGCCAGGCTGTCGGCCTCATTGCGAGCCTCGATCTCCTGGCGGCGTTTTTTATCCTCTTCGGCGTGGGCCTGGGCCTCCTGGACCATGCGCTCGATCTCGGCTTTGTCCAGATTGGTCGAGCCGCTGATGGTCACCCTTTGTTCCTTGCCCGTGGCCTTATCCCGGGCGCTGACATTTAAAATGCCGTTGGCGTCGATATCAAAGGTGACCTCAATCTGCGGGATACCGCGCGGTGCCGGGGCAATGCCCTCCAATTTGAATTGTCCCAGAGAACGGTTATCCCGAGCGAGTTCGCGCTCACCTTGAAGAACGTGGATATCAACCGCCGGTTGATTGTCCTCGGCCGTGGAGAAAACCTGGCTACGCCGCACCGGGACGGTGGTGTTGCGCTCGATTATCTTCGTCATCACCCCGCCCAGGGTTTCCACGCCCAGGGAAAGGGGGGTCACGTCCAGCAGCACGACATCCTTCACCTCCCCGGCCAGGACCCCGGCCTGGATAGCCGCCCCGACGGCAACGACTTCGTCCGGGTTAACTCCCTGGTTAGGTTCTTTACCCAGCAGTTCGCGGATTAACTTTTGTACCGCCGGGATGCGGGTGGAGCCGCCCACCAAGATTACCTCGTCAATATCCGCTGCCGTCAATTTGGCATCCTTCAAGGCGGCCTGTACCGGTCCCCGGCAACGTTCTACCAGGTGGTGGGTCAGTTGCTCGAATTTGGCCCGGGTCAGTTTGGTGTCCAGGTGCCGGGGGCCGCTGGCGTCGGCGGTGATGAAGGGCAAGCTAATCTGGGTCTCCATCAAGGTTGACAACTCAATCTTGGCCTTTTCGGCCGCTTCAACCAACCGCTGCAGGGC
Proteins encoded in this region:
- the dnaK gene encoding molecular chaperone DnaK, yielding MAKAVGIDLGTTNSVVAVIEGGQPVVIANVEGARTTPSVVAFKEGGERLVGQIARRQAALNPENTLYSVKRFIGRKFSEVGDERQLVPYKVVAGPNDAVRFEIRGKKYAPEEISAMVLKKLVDDAGKYLGEKVTEAVITVPAYFNDAQRQATKDAGQIAGLKVLRIINEPTAASLAYGLDKKANETILVFDLGGGTFDVSILEVGDGVFEVKATNGDTHLGGDNFDKAIVDWLAEEFKKDYGIDLRQDKQALQRLVEAAEKAKIELSTLMETQISLPFITADASGPRHLDTKLTRAKFEQLTHHLVERCRGPVQAALKDAKLTAADIDEVILVGGSTRIPAVQKLIRELLGKEPNQGVNPDEVVAVGAAIQAGVLAGEVKDVVLLDVTPLSLGVETLGGVMTKIIERNTTVPVRRSQVFSTAEDNQPAVDIHVLQGERELARDNRSLGQFKLEGIAPAPRGIPQIEVTFDIDANGILNVSARDKATGKEQRVTISGSTNLDKAEIERMVQEAQAHAEEDKKRRQEIEARNEADSLAYQVERELKEQGEELPVHEKARIEQLLADLRAALKENAPLERLRSLHSDLQQAAYSLAAARAKAAPGTGRGTASGTNPDTPPAGNDDVVDAEYEEK